Genomic segment of Syntrophales bacterium:
GATGCAGGGAATCAGCACGAAGCCTCCCACCGGATCACAGGACATGCCCAGATGGTGTTCCAGTGCGATGGTTGCCGCCACCTCGGTGGCTTCAAGGGAGGCTCCACTGGCATACGTAATCATTGCTGCTGCCATGGATGAAGCGACACCGATCTCGCCCTGGCAACCAACCTCAGCGCCCGCAACGCTGGCGTTATTTTTGCACAGAAATCCCACCAGCGCCGCAGCCAACAGCCCTTTGCGCATGGTGTCCTGTGAGTACTTCAGGTGGTGCTTCATCACATATGTTATCGACGGGATGGTACCGGCCGAGCCAAGGGTCGGCGCAGTTACGGCCAGCCGGCCGGCGGCATTGCCTTCAGAAACGGCTAGGGCATAGCTGCTGAGCAATCCCATAAAGTTATCGCCGCCCTTCATTTTCAGTGCCTGCTGGTGGATGCGCTTGGCCTTGCGATGAAATTCGAAAGGTCCGGGAAGCAAACCCTCTTCCTTCAATCCCTGCCTCACACCGTTTTCCATGGTATCGAGCACAAGATCCATGTGGGCCAGTATGTCCTTCTCACCGACACCCATAACCGCCATATCGTTTTCCAGGATGATCTCGTGCAGACTTTTTTTACGCTCCGCTGCCAGGCGACGGAAGGCGGTCATGCTGCCGTAGGAATAGACCGGTTTGCCCCGAGCCTCTGGCTCCTGGCCCTTCCACTCAAAGAAGCCACCGCCGGTGGAGTAATACTCCCTTGAGAAAATCTCGGACCCCTTGCCGTAAACCAGTCGCATTATCAAGGTGTTGACAAAGGGAAAGTTGTGCTCGACCTTGTCCCAGACGATGGTGTCTTGACCGATGGTGAAATTCACG
This window contains:
- a CDS encoding L-serine ammonia-lyase — translated: MNRRDFIKAALISSAGIGVMLEAVPSCARGISASAFTGRAGVRCYKGPPKGVILTSLSDFFKIGPGPSSSHTIAPLRIAANFREALTKIPREKLAQARKIEARLYGSLSSTGKGHRTDRAIIAGLLGQKPETCDTRLMEELADEKKTYTATISGVNFTIGQDTIVWDKVEHNFPFVNTLIMRLVYGKGSEIFSREYYSTGGGFFEWKGQEPEARGKPVYSYGSMTAFRRLAAERKKSLHEIILENDMAVMGVGEKDILAHMDLVLDTMENGVRQGLKEEGLLPGPFEFHRKAKRIHQQALKMKGGDNFMGLLSSYALAVSEGNAAGRLAVTAPTLGSAGTIPSITYVMKHHLKYSQDTMRKGLLAAALVGFLCKNNASVAGAEVGCQGEIGVASSMAAAMITYASGASLEATEVAATIALEHHLGMSCDPVGGFVLIPCIERNAFGAIKAYNAYLMATNEITSQHWEDLDRVIAAMLETGKALPQAYREMGTGGLGVTMVDC